Genomic DNA from Microbacterium neungamense:
TCACGAAGAGGTTCGCCGCGACAAGGGCGATCGGACCGGACGCACCCTCGAGCACGGGGGCGCCGTCGACGATCGGCGACGTGCCGAAGATCACCGCCATGGTGGCGAGGGTGACCGTCATGCCGATGGATCCGATGATGAGCAGCGGCTTGCGCCCGAAGCGGTCGACGGTGGCGATCGCGATGAGGGTGGTGAGGATGTTGATGGTCGCGCTGATCACCGTGATCACGAACGCCTGCGACTCGTCGAAGCCGACGGCCTCCCAGAGGATGTTGGAGTAGTAGAAGATCACGTTGATCCCGACGAACTGCTGGAAGATCGACAGCAGCAGACCCACCCAGACGATGCCGGCGATGCGGCCGGACGGGGACTTCAGGTCGCGCCAGGACGGGGTCGTCGAACGCTCCATCGTCTCCCGGATGCGGACGATGGTCGTCTCGATCTTCTCCGGTCCGAGCAGTCGGGAGAGCACCTCGCGCGCCTCCTCCACACGATGCGTGGCGACGAGGTAGCGCGGCGACTCGGGGATGGTGAGGGCCAGCCCGCCGTAGATCACCGCCGGGACGGCCATCGCCAGGAACATCCACTGCCACGCGTCCAGCCCGAACCAGAACGGCTCGCTGGATCCGCCGGCCGCCAGCGCGAACAGGAAGTCGACGAGCAGGGAGATGAAGATGCCGGTGACGATCGCGAGCTGCTGCAGGGATGCCAGGCGGCCGCGGATGCGGGCCGGGGCGATCTCGGCGATGTAGGCGGGGGCGATGACGGATGCCATGCCGACGCCGAGCCCGCCGATGACGCGTCCGACGACGAGGATCCACAGCTCCGGGGCGAGCCCGGTCACCAGCGCGGAGACGAGGAACAGGACGGCGGCCACCTTCATCACGGCCAGGCGGCCCATCCTGTCCGCGAGCCGCCCCGCGATCACGGCGCCGACCGCCGCGCCGAGGAGGGCGGACGCCACCGCGAAACCGAGCGAGACCGGGTCGGCCTGGAACTCCCGCTCCACCGCCGCCACCGCGCCGTTGATCACCGCACTGTCGTATCCGAAGAGGAATCCGCCGAGGGCCGCGACGATCGCGATGCGGACGACCCCCGCCTTACGGCCGTCGTCGGCCTCGTCGTCGTAGACCGGCTCCTCGAGGGGAGCTCCGCCGTGTGCCGCCATGGTGCGCCTCCGTTCGTGCACGGACACCGGTGGCCCCGGCGTCGCTGCCGTGTCCTCCGATCACACACCCACGGATGCGGCGGAGGCAAGGGAAATGCCCGATTGTGACGATCCGGGAGTCTCGCCGGGACACGTCCGTGATGCTCCTATGGATGTCAAGTGGTGAGGGCGGTGTAGATCTCGCGGGCGATGAGGCGTTTGAGGCAGCGGATGATGTCCTTCTTCGAGAGGCCCTCGGTGGTGCGTCGGGCGGCGTAAGCGCGGGTTCTGGGATCCCAGCGGAGCCGGCAGAGCACGATGCGGTAGAGCGCGGCGTTCGCGTGGCGGTCGCCGCCGCGGTTGAGGCGGTGTCGGTGGGTTTTGCCTGATGAGGCGGGGATGGGCGCGACGCCGCAGAGCATCGCGAATGCGGCTTCGGAACGGAGCCGGCCGGGGTTCTCGCCAGCGGTGACGAGCAGTTGCCCGGCGACATCGGCGCCGACCCCGTTGAGGGCGAGCAGCCGCGGGTTGATGTCCGCGACGAGAGGGTCGATGAGTGCGTCGAGTTCGGCGATCTCGGCGGTCAGCGACTGGTGGCGGCGTGCGAGAGCGCGCAGCGCGATCTTCGATGCCTGCTCGGGTTCGTCGGCGCGTGTGGTGTCGGGACGTGCAGCGGCACATACCTCGATCAGCTCCCGGTCTGACAGCCCCCGCAACCGTTCGCGGAGCGCGTCGGGTGCGGTGACGATGATCGCCTTCATCCGGCGTTGACAGTCGGCGCGCTGGGTCACGGCGCTGCGCCTGGCGATCCGCAGATTGCGGAGCGCTTCCACCTTCCCTGCTCGGTCCTTCGGGATCCCCGATCGTGTGCCTGCCAACGCTGCCCGGGCGGCAGCTTCCGCGTCCAGCGGGTCGGACTTACCGGCAAAGCGCCGCGACTTCCGGTCCGGTCGGTCCACTTCCCGCAGCTCGACACCCGCAGCGCGCAGGTGACGGGCAAGACCGGCACCGTATGCGCCGGTGCCCTCGATCCCCGCGATCACGAGCACACCGAACGCACACGCCCAACTCAGCAACGCGGCATAACCGGAACGATTCGCGGGGAACTGCGCGCTCCCGAGCAGCTGGCCGGTGGTGTCGATGACCGCCGCGGTGTGGGAATCGCCATGCGTGTCGATACCCGCCACGATCATGACCTGGTCCTGCTGCTCTTCTCGTGCGATGGTGGTCATCGCCGTCCCTTCCTCTCAACTCTCCGATCGGACGGCACGCACCATCCGAGAGCGAGCGGACAAGACAGTGATGGGTGCCTGCTGGCACAGGCTCCTATGAGGTCACAACCCTCGCACGGTGAGTGCATGGCAGCCCCGCAGCGATCGAACGACAGATCGCGTTCAAGACCCGTAGTCAGTCAGTCGCTGAGTCAGGACAACCGCTGCGGGGCTCCCACCACCATCATCACTGTCAGTCGCGGCGGGCGGGACTCAGGATGCGCCGTAGCCGTCCTCGCCCAGCTCGGAGAGAATGCGGTTGAGATCCTGGATCGACGCGAAATCGATCTTGAGCTGGCCTTTTCGTGCACCGATGGTGATCTGCACACGGGTGTTGAGCCGGTCGCCGAGGCGGTTCGAGACCTCGTCGAGGTAGGCGCGGCGGGCTCCGGGCTGGGGGCGCGGGGTCGACCCGGGTGCGGCGGGGAGGGCCTTGGCGGCCTGCTCGGCGGCGCGGACGGAGAGGTCCTCGTTCACGATCTTGTCCGCCAGGCGCTGCATCTGCTCGGGGTCCTCCACCGAGAGGATGGCGCGCGCGTGCCCAGCGGAGAGGACTCCGGCGGCGACGCGCTGCTGCACGGGGACGGGCAGCTTGAGCAGGCGGATGGTGTTGCTGATCTGCGGGCGGGAGCGGCCGATGCGGGTGGCGAGCTCCTCCTGGGTGATGCCGAAGTCCTCGAGGAGCTGCTGGTAGGCGGATGCCTCTTCGAGGGGGTTCAGCTGCGAGCGGTGCAGGTTCTCCAGCAGGGCGTCGCGGAGCAGGTCCTCGTCAGCGGTCTCGCGGAGGATCGCGGGGATGGAGTCGAGGCCGGCCTCGCGGGCGGCGCGGGTGCGCCGCTCCCCCATGATGAGTTCGTAGGCGCCGTCCGCGTTGCGACGCACCACGACGGGCTGCAGCACGCCGAACTCGCGGACGCTGTGCACGAGCTCGGACAGGTCGTCCGGATCGAAGTGGGTGCGCGGCTGCCGAGGGTTGGGCACGATCTCGTGCGGGTCGACGTGGATGAGGCGGACGCCGGGGACGGCCGCGAGCTCGGCATCCGACTCCGTGACAGCGGGAGCGGCGTCCTCGGCGACCTTCGTGGCCTCCGCCGCCTTGGCGCGCGGTGCCCCGGGGAAGAAGACATCGACGGGACGTTCCGCCTGGTCAGCCGTGGGAATGAGTGCCCCGATCCCCCGTCCGAGTCCTGTTCGCTTCGCCATCATCGCTCCTTCTTCTGCAGGCCGGCGGCCTGCGATGTCTGCTGTTCCGCCATGCCGCGGCGGGCGATCTCGACGGCGGCCTCGCGGTAGGCGACGGCGCCGGCGGATGAGTTGTCGTACGCGATCACCGTCTGCCCGAAGCTCGGCGCCTCGGAGACGCGGACGGACCGCGGGATGACCGTGTGGAGGGTCTGCTCCGGGAAGTGGCTGCGCACCTCGTCGGCGACCTGCTGTGCGAGGCGGGTGCGGGCGTCGAACATGGTCAGCAGGATGGTCGAGAGGTGCAGCTCGGGGTTGAGGTGCTTCTGGATCATCTGGATGCTGCCGAGGAGCTGGCTCAGTCCCTCCAGCGCGTAGTACTCGCACTGGATAGGGATGAGCACCTCGGATGCCGCGGTGAACGCGTTGATCGTGAGCAGGCCGAGCGACGGCGGACAGTCGATGATCACGATGTCCATCGGATGCTCGCGCAGGTAGGTCTCGAGGGCGCGGCGGAGCCGGAACTCGCGCGCCACCTGGGACACCAACTCGATCTCGGCGCCGGCGAGGTGGATCGTGCTGGGGGCGCAGAAGAGCGTGTCGCCCTCGGGGCTCTGCTGGACGATGTCGGCGAAGGGGGCGTCGTCGATGAGGACGTCGTAGACCGAAGGGGTGTCGGCGGTGTGGGTGACACCAAGAGCGGTGGAGGCGTTGCCCTGCGGGTCGAGGTCCACGACGAGCACTCGCCCGCCGAGTTGGGCCAGAGCGGAGGCCAGATTTACGGCGGTCGTGGTCTTGCCGACGCCGCCCTTCTGGT
This window encodes:
- a CDS encoding sugar porter family MFS transporter, with translation MAAHGGAPLEEPVYDDEADDGRKAGVVRIAIVAALGGFLFGYDSAVINGAVAAVEREFQADPVSLGFAVASALLGAAVGAVIAGRLADRMGRLAVMKVAAVLFLVSALVTGLAPELWILVVGRVIGGLGVGMASVIAPAYIAEIAPARIRGRLASLQQLAIVTGIFISLLVDFLFALAAGGSSEPFWFGLDAWQWMFLAMAVPAVIYGGLALTIPESPRYLVATHRVEEAREVLSRLLGPEKIETTIVRIRETMERSTTPSWRDLKSPSGRIAGIVWVGLLLSIFQQFVGINVIFYYSNILWEAVGFDESQAFVITVISATINILTTLIAIATVDRFGRKPLLIIGSIGMTVTLATMAVIFGTSPIVDGAPVLEGASGPIALVAANLFVIAFGMSWGPVVWVLLGEMFPNRMRAAALSLAAGGQWVANWVITVSFPGLKDLSLGLAYGLYATFALLSLLFVWRFVRETKGKSLEDMTESVVVVRH
- a CDS encoding IS110 family transposase; amino-acid sequence: MTTIAREEQQDQVMIVAGIDTHGDSHTAAVIDTTGQLLGSAQFPANRSGYAALLSWACAFGVLVIAGIEGTGAYGAGLARHLRAAGVELREVDRPDRKSRRFAGKSDPLDAEAAARAALAGTRSGIPKDRAGKVEALRNLRIARRSAVTQRADCQRRMKAIIVTAPDALRERLRGLSDRELIEVCAAARPDTTRADEPEQASKIALRALARRHQSLTAEIAELDALIDPLVADINPRLLALNGVGADVAGQLLVTAGENPGRLRSEAAFAMLCGVAPIPASSGKTHRHRLNRGGDRHANAALYRIVLCRLRWDPRTRAYAARRTTEGLSKKDIIRCLKRLIAREIYTALTT
- a CDS encoding ParB/RepB/Spo0J family partition protein produces the protein MAKRTGLGRGIGALIPTADQAERPVDVFFPGAPRAKAAEATKVAEDAAPAVTESDAELAAVPGVRLIHVDPHEIVPNPRQPRTHFDPDDLSELVHSVREFGVLQPVVVRRNADGAYELIMGERRTRAAREAGLDSIPAILRETADEDLLRDALLENLHRSQLNPLEEASAYQQLLEDFGITQEELATRIGRSRPQISNTIRLLKLPVPVQQRVAAGVLSAGHARAILSVEDPEQMQRLADKIVNEDLSVRAAEQAAKALPAAPGSTPRPQPGARRAYLDEVSNRLGDRLNTRVQITIGARKGQLKIDFASIQDLNRILSELGEDGYGAS
- a CDS encoding ParA family protein — translated: MFHVKQPDKASPNDDFGMDTPLARELADLSARRRALQNITVDFDGDTRILTVSNQKGGVGKTTTAVNLASALAQLGGRVLVVDLDPQGNASTALGVTHTADTPSVYDVLIDDAPFADIVQQSPEGDTLFCAPSTIHLAGAEIELVSQVAREFRLRRALETYLREHPMDIVIIDCPPSLGLLTINAFTAASEVLIPIQCEYYALEGLSQLLGSIQMIQKHLNPELHLSTILLTMFDARTRLAQQVADEVRSHFPEQTLHTVIPRSVRVSEAPSFGQTVIAYDNSSAGAVAYREAAVEIARRGMAEQQTSQAAGLQKKER